One window of the Streptomyces sp. NBC_00259 genome contains the following:
- the pepN gene encoding aminopeptidase N, with translation MPGENLSRDEARSRADLLSVEGYEVFLDLRSATGESSEVEPRTFRSVTTIRFRRIAPGDTTFVDLVAPSVTSVSLNGRELDPTDVFDGARIALTGLQAENVLVVDAQCAYSRTGEGMHRFVDPEDGEVYLYTQYEPADARRVFATFEQPDLKAPFRFEVAAPEGWTVWSNGAEESRDGQTWRFAETRPISTYITAVVAGPYHYETDLYTRTFDDGTTLEIPLGAMCRKGLAKHFDADDIFLVTKQGLDFFHDHFDYPYPFGKYDQAFVPEYNIGAMENPGCVTFREEFVFRGKVTQASFERRANVILHEMAHMWFGDLVTMQWWDDLWLKESFADFMGAFSLVEATRFRNGWVTFANNRKSWAYRADQLPSTHPVTADIRDLEDAKLNFDGITYAKGASVLKQLVAYVGRDAFLEGARRYFKRHAYGNTRLDDLLSVLQETSGRDMKAWSRSWLETSGVNSLTPQVTYDAGDRITELAIVQDGDTLRPHRAAVGLYRHEGTELVRYARAEVDVTGVRTVVTELAGEERPALVLVNDDDLTYCKIRFDEGSLETLRGHLGSVTDPLARALCWSALWNLTRDALMPARDFVGLVLDFAGRESDIGVLQMVHAWARTALVHYAAPEWRQEGGRLLAEGALRELRLSGPGSQHQLTWARFFATAATTEADLQLLQGLLDGTAKIDGLDVDQELRWAFLEPLASHGLADEAVIGAELARDDTASGKRHQVRCLAARPSAAVKDQAWAQVVESEALSNALVEATISGFTQASQRELIAPYAEKYFAAIERVWAERSIQIGMDVVRGLFPALQDDEATLTATDAWLDSHAGAPPALRRLVLESRDDLARALRAQACDTAASRG, from the coding sequence GTGCCCGGAGAGAATCTGTCCCGCGACGAGGCCCGCAGCCGGGCCGACCTGCTGTCGGTCGAGGGGTACGAGGTCTTCCTCGACCTGCGTTCCGCGACCGGCGAGAGCAGCGAGGTCGAGCCGCGGACGTTCCGTTCGGTGACCACGATCCGGTTCCGCCGTATCGCGCCGGGTGACACCACCTTCGTCGATCTTGTCGCCCCCTCCGTGACGTCGGTGTCGCTCAACGGCCGCGAGCTGGACCCGACGGACGTGTTCGACGGCGCCCGGATCGCCCTGACCGGTCTCCAGGCGGAGAACGTGCTGGTGGTGGACGCGCAGTGCGCGTACAGCCGGACCGGTGAGGGCATGCACCGCTTCGTCGACCCGGAGGACGGCGAGGTGTATCTGTACACGCAGTACGAGCCGGCCGACGCCCGCCGGGTCTTCGCCACCTTCGAACAGCCCGACCTGAAGGCCCCCTTCCGCTTCGAGGTGGCCGCACCGGAGGGCTGGACCGTCTGGAGCAACGGCGCGGAGGAGTCCCGCGACGGACAGACCTGGCGCTTCGCGGAGACCAGGCCGATCTCCACGTACATCACGGCGGTCGTGGCCGGTCCGTACCACTACGAGACCGATCTCTACACGCGGACGTTCGACGACGGGACGACGCTGGAGATCCCGCTCGGCGCGATGTGCCGCAAGGGGCTGGCCAAGCACTTCGACGCGGACGACATCTTCCTGGTCACCAAGCAGGGCCTGGACTTCTTCCACGACCACTTCGACTACCCCTACCCGTTCGGGAAGTACGACCAGGCCTTCGTGCCGGAGTACAACATCGGCGCGATGGAGAACCCCGGATGCGTCACCTTCCGGGAGGAGTTCGTCTTCCGGGGCAAGGTGACGCAGGCGTCGTTCGAGCGGCGGGCGAACGTCATCCTGCACGAGATGGCGCACATGTGGTTCGGCGACCTGGTCACCATGCAGTGGTGGGACGACCTGTGGCTGAAGGAGTCCTTCGCGGACTTCATGGGCGCGTTCTCGCTGGTCGAGGCGACGCGTTTCCGTAACGGCTGGGTGACCTTCGCCAACAACCGCAAGTCGTGGGCGTACCGGGCGGACCAGCTGCCGTCCACGCATCCCGTCACGGCCGACATCCGTGACCTGGAGGACGCCAAGCTCAACTTCGACGGGATCACCTACGCCAAGGGCGCGTCGGTGCTGAAGCAGCTCGTCGCCTACGTGGGGCGGGACGCGTTCCTGGAGGGCGCCCGCCGGTACTTCAAGCGGCACGCGTACGGCAACACCCGCCTCGACGATCTGCTGTCGGTGCTTCAGGAGACCTCCGGGCGCGACATGAAGGCGTGGTCGCGGTCCTGGCTGGAGACCTCGGGGGTCAACTCGCTGACGCCGCAGGTCACCTATGACGCGGGCGACCGGATCACCGAGCTGGCGATCGTGCAGGACGGCGACACGCTCCGGCCGCACCGGGCGGCCGTGGGCCTCTACCGGCACGAGGGCACCGAGCTGGTGCGCTACGCCCGCGCCGAGGTGGACGTCACCGGGGTGCGGACCGTCGTGACGGAGCTGGCGGGCGAGGAGCGCCCGGCGCTGGTGCTCGTCAACGACGACGACCTGACGTACTGCAAGATCCGCTTCGACGAGGGTTCGCTGGAGACGCTGCGCGGGCACCTCGGCTCGGTGACGGACCCGCTGGCGAGGGCCCTGTGCTGGTCCGCGCTGTGGAACCTGACACGGGACGCGCTCATGCCGGCGCGCGACTTCGTCGGGCTGGTCCTCGACTTCGCCGGGCGCGAGTCGGACATCGGTGTGCTGCAGATGGTGCACGCGTGGGCACGGACGGCGCTCGTCCACTACGCGGCGCCCGAATGGCGCCAGGAGGGCGGGCGGCTGCTGGCGGAGGGTGCGCTGCGGGAGCTGCGGCTGTCCGGGCCGGGCAGTCAGCACCAGCTGACGTGGGCGCGGTTCTTCGCGACGGCGGCCACGACGGAGGCGGATCTGCAGCTGCTCCAGGGGCTGCTGGACGGCACCGCGAAGATCGACGGGCTCGATGTGGACCAGGAGCTGCGGTGGGCGTTCCTGGAGCCGCTCGCCTCGCACGGGCTCGCGGACGAGGCGGTCATCGGCGCGGAGCTGGCGCGGGACGACACCGCGTCCGGCAAGCGCCACCAGGTGCGCTGTCTGGCGGCGCGGCCGTCGGCGGCGGTCAAGGACCAGGCGTGGGCGCAGGTCGTGGAGTCGGAGGCGCTGTCCAACGCGCTGGTGGAGGCCACGATCTCGGGCTTCACGCAGGCGTCGCAGCGGGAGCTGATCGCGCCGTACGCCGAGAAGTACTTCGCGGCGATCGAGCGGGTGTGGGCCGAGCGGTCGATCCAGATCGGCATGGACGTGGTGCGGGGCCTCTTCCCGGCCCTCCAGGACGACGAGGCCACGCTCACCGCGACGGACGCCTGGCTCGACTCCCACGCCGGTGCTCCCCCGGCCCTGCGCCGTCTGGTCCTGGAGTCCCGTGACGACCTGGCCCGCGCCCTGCGCGCGCAGGCCTGCGACACGGCGGCGTCCCGCGGCTGA
- a CDS encoding serine hydrolase domain-containing protein, protein MTVRPVRTVRTRLAVAVVAAAIAAGALVTPAAAEPRQRTHHSGSGHERTQQALEQAVEAGSPGALAQAARAGHPTWNGEAGVADRTTGRERKPEDRFRVGSITKTFVATVILQLEAEGRLSLDDTVERWLPGLVRGNGHDGRSVTLRQLLNHTSGIYSYTEDDAFVRKLFGEGFFEHRYDTWAPRDLVRTAMGHEPYFAPGTDWRYSNTNYVLAGLVIEKVTGRPYGQELERRVLRPLGLRATSLPGTRPGMPRPSGRAYSVLVGPEPGTAIHDVTELNASAAWSAGEMISTTGDLNRFYRALLTGKVLPKGQVRKMTTTVAMGEDAPGLRYGLGLMAQKLSCGKEVWGHGGGIHGSSSEAVTSPDGRHALALNFNSDWAGDGAAVVEAEFCRP, encoded by the coding sequence ATGACAGTACGTCCCGTACGAACGGTCCGGACGCGTCTCGCCGTGGCGGTGGTGGCGGCAGCGATCGCCGCCGGCGCCCTCGTGACGCCGGCGGCGGCGGAACCCCGGCAGCGGACCCACCACTCCGGCTCCGGGCACGAGCGCACCCAGCAGGCGCTCGAACAGGCCGTCGAGGCGGGCTCTCCCGGAGCCCTCGCCCAGGCCGCCCGGGCCGGGCACCCGACCTGGAACGGCGAGGCCGGCGTCGCCGACCGCACGACCGGCCGGGAGCGGAAGCCCGAGGACCGCTTCCGGGTCGGCTCCATCACCAAGACCTTCGTCGCGACGGTGATCCTCCAGCTGGAGGCGGAGGGAAGACTGAGCCTGGACGACACCGTGGAGCGGTGGCTGCCGGGGCTGGTCCGCGGGAACGGCCACGACGGGCGTTCCGTCACGCTTCGCCAGCTCCTCAACCACACCAGCGGCATCTACAGCTACACGGAGGACGACGCGTTCGTGCGGAAGCTCTTCGGCGAGGGATTCTTCGAGCACCGCTACGACACCTGGGCTCCCCGCGATCTCGTGCGGACCGCCATGGGACACGAGCCGTACTTCGCCCCCGGCACGGACTGGCGGTACTCCAACACCAACTACGTCCTCGCCGGGCTGGTCATCGAGAAGGTGACCGGCCGCCCGTACGGGCAGGAGCTGGAGCGCCGGGTGCTGCGCCCACTGGGGCTGCGCGCCACGTCGTTGCCCGGTACCCGGCCGGGGATGCCGCGGCCGAGCGGGCGGGCGTATTCGGTCCTTGTGGGACCCGAGCCCGGCACCGCGATCCATGACGTCACGGAGCTGAACGCGTCAGCCGCGTGGTCCGCCGGCGAGATGATCTCCACCACCGGGGACCTCAACCGCTTCTACCGCGCCCTGCTGACCGGCAAGGTGCTGCCGAAGGGCCAGGTCAGGAAGATGACCACGACGGTTGCGATGGGCGAGGACGCGCCGGGGCTGCGGTACGGGCTCGGCCTGATGGCGCAGAAGCTGTCCTGCGGCAAGGAGGTCTGGGGGCACGGCGGAGGGATCCACGGTTCCTCCTCCGAGGCGGTGACCTCCCCGGACGGCCGTCACGCGCTCGCGCTGAACTTCAACAGCGACTGGGCGGGGGACGGCGCGGCCGTCGTCGAGGCGGAGTTCTGCCGGCCGTGA
- a CDS encoding S8 family serine peptidase: MTTLESQGSISGHRRVARIAAAAGLVAALVASGAAPAFAAAAADDPAGANGPVKTAEIPADKLGRADAELLAEAEAKGQKTVTVMVATAPGQTEQVAGQLDSVPGAVVGQKDDKLGYVRATLPTGKAKSALSRAGELSTVQGMDLQREIKLDDPRPDAGARGAASVGQKSGSYPAPGKKTPAKNPYNPSHETGAVEFVEDHPKADGRGVTIGILDSGVDLGHPALQKTSTGERKIVDWVTATDPAKDGDGTWRRMDAGVTGPVFTVGDRSWKAPAGEHRFSVFEERATLGGDMAGDLNRDGDTTDKWGVLYDPAAGTVRVDLNDDADFTNDAAMKPYKDGYQVGYFGTDNPATEIAERIPFVVEVRKNVEYEAGKFSDYVSIGVIEGSHGTHVAGITAANGLFGGRMDGAAPGAKLVSSRACTWSGGCTNIALLEGMRDLVVNRGVDIVNMSIGGLPALNYDDSDRGDDADNARALLYNRLIDTYGVQLVISAGNEGPGVNTIGDPGLANKVLSVGAAISRSTWAANYGSQVAKPYNMFNFSSRGPTENGGFTPTISAPGSAINTIPTWQAGAPVPEAGYSLPAGYGMLNGTSMSSPQAAGASALLISAAKQRHIKLSPLTLRTALTSTAQRIDGVKAHEQGAGLIDINEAWESIEDGATAHSYTVKAPVDTALDQFLKPEAGFGAGIYDREGGLKTGQRKTYDVTITRTSGPKWPVEHELDLRNNDGTFRIVGDDEVDLPLNKPVTVKVQAKAASAGVHSAILEADDERTEGVDKQILATVVASNELVKPGYTYTAKGSVQRNSFKSYFVTVPQGARTLEVGLGGLAAGSQTRFISVHPYGVAFEDTASTACYPNYNNPANTCRPDVRSYANPQPGVWEIEVESRRTSPLLDNPFKLDVTLLGTTFDPAVKTLPEAKIGTPATVDWKVTNDAAALEGKLKGGSLGSAKTATPTIAQDERQVSTVTVGAGVERLDVVIGNTSDKGADLDLTVIKDGKLVGQSADGDSEESVSVANPAAGTYTILVDGYAVAPGGTTYDYKDVYFSSALGTVKVDESKTVSLANGASAQVGAEVLVSAAAPEGRRFFGEVQLLNARGTTAGTGSVVIEKVLP, from the coding sequence ATGACCACCCTCGAGTCCCAGGGCTCCATATCCGGGCACAGACGCGTGGCCCGGATCGCCGCCGCTGCAGGCCTTGTCGCCGCACTGGTGGCCTCCGGCGCCGCCCCCGCCTTCGCCGCTGCCGCGGCGGACGACCCGGCCGGAGCCAACGGCCCGGTCAAGACCGCCGAGATACCGGCCGACAAGCTCGGCCGGGCGGACGCCGAACTCCTCGCCGAGGCCGAGGCGAAGGGCCAGAAGACCGTCACCGTGATGGTCGCCACCGCTCCCGGCCAGACCGAACAGGTCGCCGGTCAGCTCGACTCCGTACCCGGCGCCGTCGTCGGCCAGAAGGACGACAAGCTCGGCTACGTACGGGCCACTCTTCCCACCGGCAAGGCGAAGAGCGCGCTCAGCAGGGCCGGTGAACTCTCCACCGTGCAGGGCATGGACCTCCAGCGCGAGATCAAGCTGGACGACCCGAGGCCGGACGCGGGCGCCAGGGGTGCCGCTTCCGTCGGCCAGAAGTCGGGTTCGTACCCCGCGCCCGGCAAGAAGACCCCGGCGAAGAACCCGTACAACCCGTCCCACGAGACGGGCGCCGTGGAGTTCGTCGAGGACCACCCGAAGGCCGACGGCCGCGGGGTGACCATCGGCATCCTCGACTCCGGCGTCGACCTGGGCCACCCGGCCCTGCAGAAGACCTCCACCGGCGAGCGCAAGATCGTCGACTGGGTCACCGCGACCGACCCGGCCAAGGACGGCGACGGCACCTGGCGCCGGATGGACGCCGGCGTGACCGGCCCGGTGTTCACCGTGGGCGACCGCAGCTGGAAGGCCCCCGCGGGCGAGCACCGGTTCAGCGTCTTCGAGGAGCGTGCGACGCTCGGCGGCGACATGGCCGGTGACCTGAACCGGGACGGCGACACCACCGACAAGTGGGGCGTCCTCTACGACCCCGCCGCCGGTACCGTCCGGGTCGACCTGAACGACGACGCGGACTTCACCAACGACGCCGCGATGAAGCCGTACAAGGACGGGTACCAGGTCGGGTACTTCGGCACGGACAACCCGGCCACGGAGATCGCCGAGCGCATCCCGTTCGTGGTGGAGGTCCGCAAGAACGTCGAGTACGAGGCCGGGAAGTTCTCCGACTACGTCAGCATCGGCGTCATCGAGGGCTCGCACGGCACGCACGTCGCCGGCATCACCGCCGCCAACGGCCTCTTCGGCGGCCGGATGGACGGCGCGGCGCCCGGCGCCAAGCTGGTCTCGTCCCGCGCCTGCACCTGGAGCGGCGGCTGCACCAACATCGCGCTGCTCGAAGGCATGCGGGACCTCGTCGTCAACCGCGGCGTGGACATCGTCAACATGTCCATCGGCGGTCTGCCCGCGCTGAACTACGACGACAGCGACCGCGGCGACGACGCCGACAACGCGCGCGCCCTGCTCTACAACCGCCTGATCGACACCTACGGCGTCCAGCTGGTCATCTCGGCCGGCAACGAGGGCCCCGGCGTGAACACGATCGGCGACCCGGGCCTGGCCAACAAGGTCCTCTCGGTCGGCGCGGCGATCTCCCGCAGCACCTGGGCCGCCAACTACGGCTCGCAGGTCGCCAAGCCGTACAACATGTTCAACTTCTCCTCCCGCGGCCCGACGGAGAACGGCGGCTTCACGCCGACCATCTCCGCGCCCGGCTCGGCGATCAACACGATCCCGACCTGGCAGGCGGGCGCCCCGGTGCCCGAGGCCGGCTACAGCCTGCCCGCGGGCTACGGCATGCTGAACGGCACCTCGATGTCCTCGCCGCAGGCCGCGGGCGCGAGCGCGCTGCTCATCTCCGCCGCCAAGCAGCGTCACATCAAGCTCTCGCCGCTGACCCTGCGCACCGCGCTGACCAGCACCGCCCAGCGCATCGACGGTGTGAAGGCGCACGAGCAGGGCGCCGGTCTGATCGACATCAACGAGGCGTGGGAGTCCATCGAGGACGGCGCCACCGCCCACTCGTACACGGTGAAGGCACCGGTCGACACCGCGCTCGACCAGTTCCTGAAGCCGGAGGCGGGCTTCGGTGCCGGTATCTACGACCGCGAGGGCGGTCTGAAGACCGGCCAGCGCAAGACGTACGACGTCACCATCACGCGCACGAGCGGCCCCAAGTGGCCGGTCGAGCACGAGCTGGACCTGCGCAACAACGACGGCACGTTCCGTATCGTCGGCGACGACGAGGTGGACCTGCCGCTGAACAAGCCGGTCACCGTGAAGGTGCAGGCCAAGGCCGCTTCCGCGGGCGTCCACAGCGCCATCCTGGAGGCGGACGACGAGCGCACCGAGGGCGTCGACAAGCAGATCCTCGCCACCGTGGTCGCCTCGAACGAGCTGGTGAAGCCGGGCTACACCTACACCGCCAAGGGTTCGGTGCAGCGCAACAGCTTCAAGAGCTACTTCGTGACGGTGCCGCAGGGCGCCAGGACGCTGGAGGTCGGGCTCGGCGGTCTCGCCGCCGGCAGCCAGACCCGGTTCATCTCGGTCCACCCCTACGGTGTGGCCTTCGAGGACACCGCGTCCACGGCCTGCTACCCGAACTACAACAACCCGGCCAACACCTGCCGTCCCGATGTGCGCTCGTACGCGAACCCGCAGCCGGGCGTCTGGGAGATCGAGGTCGAGTCGCGCCGTACGTCCCCGCTGCTGGACAACCCGTTCAAGCTGGACGTCACGCTGCTCGGCACCACCTTCGACCCGGCCGTGAAGACCCTGCCCGAGGCGAAGATCGGCACCCCGGCCACGGTCGACTGGAAGGTCACCAATGACGCGGCCGCGCTGGAGGGCAAGCTGAAGGGCGGCTCGCTCGGCTCCGCGAAGACCGCGACGCCGACCATCGCCCAGGACGAGCGCCAGGTGTCCACGGTCACCGTCGGCGCCGGCGTCGAGCGGCTCGACGTCGTCATCGGCAACACCTCCGACAAGGGCGCCGACCTGGACCTGACGGTCATCAAGGACGGCAAGCTCGTCGGCCAGTCCGCGGACGGCGACTCCGAGGAGTCGGTCTCCGTGGCGAACCCGGCCGCCGGTACGTACACGATCCTCGTCGACGGCTACGCGGTGGCGCCCGGCGGCACCACGTACGACTACAAGGACGTGTACTTCTCCTCGGCGCTCGGCACCGTCAAGGTCGACGAGTCGAAGACCGTCTCGCTGGCCAACGGCGCGAGCGCCCAGGTCG
- a CDS encoding CGNR zinc finger domain-containing protein, with protein sequence MTTSDPRPLVGEPLALDLLNTRWIHEGEEHDLLDSVNGLRTWLASSALAGRFTADGATLVRTRAARDALAAVMDRPGDAAATARADAVLEHGRIRAALTLGGPAERTEFADPSWGPGWTAVRDYLELLRTAPDRIRACAHTSCVLRFFDTSRNGTRRWCSMAVCGNRAKASRHYARTRED encoded by the coding sequence ATGACCACGTCCGATCCTCGGCCGCTCGTCGGCGAGCCCCTCGCCCTGGACCTGCTCAACACCCGGTGGATCCACGAGGGCGAGGAACACGACCTGCTCGACTCCGTGAACGGGCTGCGGACCTGGCTCGCGAGCAGTGCTCTCGCCGGCCGTTTCACCGCCGACGGCGCCACTCTGGTCAGGACCCGTGCCGCGCGGGACGCCCTGGCCGCCGTGATGGACCGCCCCGGGGACGCCGCGGCGACGGCGCGGGCGGACGCGGTCCTGGAGCACGGACGCATCCGGGCCGCGCTCACCCTCGGCGGACCCGCCGAAAGGACCGAATTCGCCGATCCGTCCTGGGGTCCCGGCTGGACGGCCGTGCGCGACTATCTGGAACTGCTGCGCACCGCGCCCGACCGGATCCGCGCCTGCGCCCACACCTCATGCGTCCTGCGGTTCTTCGACACCTCGCGGAACGGAACCCGGCGCTGGTGCTCCATGGCCGTCTGCGGGAACCGCGCGAAGGCGTCCCGGCACTACGCGAGGACGCGCGAGGACTGA
- a CDS encoding NUDIX hydrolase codes for MNQQLRVAAYAVCIRDGQILLARWVARDGTKRWTLPGGGMDHGEHPVDTVVREVGEETGYTAEVTALLGLDSMTTRKPRKLGPGGDFQSLRVVYEGRITGGELRPEPDGSTDLAAWHPLDAVAGLDRVALVDIGLELWRERPAVGRVDGDERTHG; via the coding sequence ATGAACCAGCAGTTGAGGGTCGCGGCGTACGCCGTGTGCATACGGGACGGACAGATCCTGCTCGCGCGCTGGGTGGCGCGGGACGGCACGAAGCGCTGGACCCTGCCCGGCGGCGGAATGGACCACGGGGAACACCCCGTCGACACGGTCGTGCGTGAGGTCGGGGAGGAGACCGGCTACACGGCCGAGGTGACCGCTCTGCTCGGCCTCGACTCCATGACGACCCGGAAACCGCGCAAGCTCGGCCCCGGAGGGGACTTCCAGAGCCTGCGCGTCGTCTACGAAGGCCGGATCACGGGCGGTGAGCTCCGGCCCGAGCCCGACGGCTCCACCGACCTCGCCGCCTGGCACCCCCTGGACGCCGTCGCCGGGCTCGACCGGGTCGCTCTGGTCGACATCGGGCTGGAGCTGTGGCGCGAGCGGCCCGCCGTCGGGCGGGTGGACGGCGACGAGCGCACACACGGCTGA
- a CDS encoding DsbA family oxidoreductase: MSENRTPADFWFDPLCPWAWMTSRWMLEVEKVRPVEVRWHVMSLAVLNEDRMDELPEEYREGMKQAWGPVRVVIAAQQKHGDEVVGPLYTALGTRIHNEGRGVTPEVILEALDAVGLPAELADHAESDTFDAELRASHEEGISKVGQEVGTPVIAVPGSDGEQIAFFGPVVTPAPKGEAAAKLWDGTLMVASIPGFYEIKRTRTKGPDFS; the protein is encoded by the coding sequence ATGTCCGAGAACAGGACCCCCGCCGACTTCTGGTTCGACCCGCTCTGCCCCTGGGCGTGGATGACCTCCCGCTGGATGCTGGAGGTGGAGAAGGTCCGCCCGGTGGAGGTGCGCTGGCACGTCATGAGCCTGGCCGTGCTCAACGAGGACAGGATGGACGAACTCCCCGAGGAGTACCGCGAGGGGATGAAGCAGGCCTGGGGCCCGGTCCGTGTCGTCATCGCCGCGCAGCAGAAGCACGGGGACGAGGTCGTCGGCCCGCTCTACACCGCCCTCGGCACCCGCATCCACAACGAGGGGCGCGGCGTGACGCCCGAGGTGATCCTGGAAGCCCTGGACGCGGTGGGTCTCCCGGCGGAGCTCGCGGACCACGCGGAGTCGGACACGTTCGACGCCGAGCTGCGCGCCTCCCACGAGGAGGGCATCTCCAAGGTCGGCCAGGAGGTCGGCACGCCCGTCATCGCCGTGCCCGGGTCGGACGGCGAGCAGATCGCCTTCTTCGGTCCGGTCGTCACCCCCGCGCCCAAGGGCGAGGCGGCGGCGAAGCTGTGGGACGGCACGCTGATGGTGGCGTCGATCCCCGGCTTCTACGAGATCAAGCGCACGCGGACGAAGGGCCCCGACTTCTCCTGA
- a CDS encoding glycerophosphodiester phosphodiesterase family protein gives MSVMPGRRSILVAAGAAAAAAAGAAGTAEAVGRTPRGPVVIGHRGAAGWRPEHTAASYTYAVRAGADWIEPDLVVTGDQRLVVRHENEISGTTDIAAHPEFADRRTTKTIDGRAVTGWFTEDFTLAELRTLRAVERLPAVRNRNTVFDGREQIMTFEEVVELARDLSRRHRRTVAVFPETKHPTYFRSIGLPLEPLLARAVRRARLRGHECVVQSFEPDSLHRIAAERLGVPLWQALGTTGGPYGHPVTYKQMMTPAGLREIASYARWIGPDKSSVVPPSTLVADAHAAGLRVGAYTFRAENQYLPADLRRGTDPNAFGDAFAEYERHFALGVDAVVTDFPDLAATARDDRPDAART, from the coding sequence ATGTCCGTGATGCCTGGGCGTCGTTCGATACTCGTCGCGGCGGGTGCCGCCGCCGCGGCCGCGGCAGGTGCCGCCGGGACGGCGGAGGCCGTGGGGAGGACACCGCGAGGCCCCGTGGTCATCGGGCACCGGGGTGCCGCGGGATGGCGGCCGGAGCACACGGCCGCGTCGTACACGTACGCGGTGCGGGCCGGGGCCGACTGGATCGAGCCGGATCTGGTGGTCACCGGGGACCAGCGGCTGGTGGTGCGGCACGAGAACGAGATATCGGGGACGACGGACATCGCCGCGCACCCGGAGTTCGCGGACCGCCGGACCACGAAGACCATCGACGGCCGCGCCGTCACCGGCTGGTTCACCGAGGACTTCACGCTCGCGGAGCTCAGGACACTGCGCGCCGTCGAGCGCCTCCCTGCCGTCCGCAACCGCAACACCGTCTTCGACGGTCGCGAACAGATCATGACGTTCGAGGAGGTCGTGGAGCTGGCCAGGGACCTGTCCCGGCGCCACCGCCGCACCGTCGCCGTCTTCCCCGAGACCAAGCACCCCACCTACTTCCGCTCCATCGGCCTCCCCCTGGAGCCCCTGCTCGCCCGCGCCGTCCGCCGCGCCCGGCTGCGCGGCCACGAGTGCGTGGTGCAGTCCTTCGAGCCGGACAGTCTGCACCGGATCGCCGCCGAACGGCTCGGCGTACCGCTGTGGCAGGCGCTCGGGACGACCGGCGGTCCGTACGGCCATCCGGTCACGTACAAGCAGATGATGACGCCGGCGGGGCTGCGCGAGATCGCCTCGTACGCACGGTGGATCGGCCCGGACAAGTCGTCCGTCGTCCCGCCCTCGACGCTGGTCGCCGACGCGCACGCCGCGGGGCTCCGGGTCGGCGCGTACACGTTCCGCGCGGAGAACCAGTACCTGCCCGCGGACCTGCGCCGCGGCACCGACCCGAACGCGTTCGGCGACGCCTTCGCCGAGTACGAGCGGCACTTCGCCCTCGGCGTCGACGCCGTCGTCACCGACTTCCCCGACCTGGCCGCGACGGCCCGCGACGACCGTCCCGACGCCGCACGGACCTAG
- a CDS encoding superoxide dismutase translates to MAMYTLPELPYDYAALEPVINPEIIELHHDKHHAAYVKGANDTLEQLDEARDKEAWGSINGLEKNLAFHLSGHILHSIYWHNMTAPKEGGGGEPLAADGVGELADAITESFGSFARFRTQLSKAAATTQGSGWGVLAYEPVSGRLIVEQVYDHQGNVGQGSVPILVFDAWEHAFYLQYKNQKVDFIDAMWGVVNWQDVAKRYAQAKGRTPLITP, encoded by the coding sequence ATGGCCATGTACACGCTTCCTGAACTTCCGTACGACTACGCGGCGCTGGAGCCGGTGATCAACCCGGAGATCATCGAGCTGCACCATGACAAGCACCACGCCGCCTACGTCAAGGGCGCCAACGACACCCTCGAGCAGCTCGACGAGGCGCGTGACAAGGAAGCCTGGGGCTCGATCAACGGTCTGGAGAAGAACCTCGCGTTCCATCTCTCCGGCCACATCCTGCACAGCATCTACTGGCACAACATGACGGCGCCGAAGGAGGGCGGCGGCGGCGAGCCGCTGGCCGCGGACGGTGTCGGCGAGCTGGCGGATGCGATCACGGAGTCCTTCGGCTCGTTCGCCAGGTTCCGCACTCAGCTGTCGAAGGCCGCCGCGACCACCCAGGGCTCCGGCTGGGGCGTCCTCGCCTACGAGCCGGTCAGCGGCCGGCTGATCGTCGAGCAGGTCTACGACCACCAGGGCAACGTCGGCCAGGGCTCGGTGCCGATCCTCGTCTTCGACGCCTGGGAGCACGCCTTCTACCTGCAGTACAAGAACCAGAAGGTGGACTTCATCGACGCCATGTGGGGCGTCGTCAACTGGCAGGACGTGGCGAAGCGTTACGCGCAGGCCAAGGGGCGCACGCCGCTCATCACCCCGTGA